Proteins encoded within one genomic window of Theobroma cacao cultivar B97-61/B2 chromosome 7, Criollo_cocoa_genome_V2, whole genome shotgun sequence:
- the LOC108662921 gene encoding LOW QUALITY PROTEIN: probable disease resistance protein At4g27220 (The sequence of the model RefSeq protein was modified relative to this genomic sequence to represent the inferred CDS: inserted 1 base in 1 codon), with product MAAEFAAAAAANTVGNLATEYASPYLTYFFRFAKVVEDFKKQRQALQSKKDQVQGDVDEALRQTEVIKKDVEEWLTKAEKELGEAQGLEEEIERNNCFNWCPSWGWRYCLSKKVAKKTLYISQLLAEACNFQGVGQRPPLQGIELLLPKDFMRSKSSTLAFNGIMKALKGDGVNMIGLHGMPGVGKTTLAEVVLKQATEQKLFDKVVSVTLSQTPNFNEMRERIAELFGLKFKASTEKGKAEELWRRLKGEKKILIILDDVWEKLELHTIGIPFGGEHEGCKILLTTRLQQVCSQMDCQEEFKLNILSEDEAWALFKDKAALKDDSPTLNVAKEVAHECGGLPLAIVTVANALKGESEDGWIAANKRLKSSRHLDNQHVCGHIYRCLELSYDYLDQDNIKQCFLLCSLFPEDYEITIELLTICGIGQGLFNNNYLMEDLRREIHLALSKLQKSGLLLEANDKEHVKMHDVIRDFAHWITSRGENIFMVKDGLTEWHMSERFGCYTAISLWNIEINHLPNKVEFSKLKTLFLKGKNSLRVSCAFFERMTTLRVLLLQDVVLTLEALQFLTNLRTLCIINCELENISSLRNVENLEIFALLKTNIYELPEELVGLYKLKSLYFSYDGVPHSYFPSNLLPRLASLQELHVTSRNNANLLELNSLTGLTALTLSVSTDQCSQENFVFPKLQNYNIVVNFDDIEDSAGLSLRTLRISDFSSSLNAFKELFCNVELTSLELIYCENLECLIDTTREQSPTTAFSNLVKLDIRFMTSLKELCHGQSPISFLKKLETLSIVDCKQLQSVFQMNWLFGKEESPTCTISNLRSLKLTLLPALENIWKEPTHHVRLQSLKELTIDGCDKLKSIFSPYLVQSLLHLETLEISKCEKLEQVFAFDKEMADLKVVPLSNLRRLKLQSLPALESIWKGPTHRAIRLPCLQDFQLVNLINLSSENFLISSPSLEKLEVCNCPKLRNFTIQKEVNEQIQLEELYLSELVNSFQLLISANCNQEYIAVGSHEEVFQIHGRIKKLHLEDLFEVQIIWKDVASVVTLKNLTILKVIDCKRLRYIFSPMTVRSLSQLDELYIEKCDELDQIIAEDQVCSSSDGDLQPISFPNLTKIXVQYCKKLKRLFPLGSARCLPKLKQLTVRSNSKLEQVFELEDEAEATTEKEIKFDQLEHLSIGELPSLVDFCPRGYHFVLPTLGHLNVRECPKMTTGFFIDSKEYVHAKTETPQLVEQDAIEGIGIAQNVVHTRTIFWWKDINGVLPPWKEEL from the exons ATGGCTGCTGAatttgctgctgctgctgctgccaATACCGTAGGGAATCTGGCAACAGAATACGCATCACCTTATCTCACTTACTTTTTCCGTTTTGCCAAAGTTGTTGAAGATTTCAAGAAGCAGCGACAAGCACTTCAATCGAAAAAAGATCAGGTGCAAGGTGATGTCGATGAGGCTTTAAGGCAAACTGAGGTAATTAAGAAGGACGTTGAGGAGTGGCTAACAAAGGCAGAGAAAGAATTGGGAGAAGCTCAAGGTTTGGAAGAAGAAATAGAGCGTAACAATTGTTTCAATTGGTGTCCTAGTTGGGGCTGGCGATACTGTTTAAGTAAGAAAGTAGCGAAGAAGACACTTTATATCTCTCAACTTTTAGCAGAGGCTTGTAATTTTCAAGGAGTCGGCCAGCGTCCTCCTCTTCAAGGAATAGAGTTGCTACTACCCAAGGATTTCATGCGTTCCAAATCTTCAACGTTAGCTTTCAACGGGATCATGAAGGCTTTGAAAGGCGATGGTGTGAACATGATTGGATTGCACGGAATGCCAGGAGTGGGTAAAACAACTTTGGCGGAAGTAGTACTGAAGCAAGCTACAGAACAAAAGCTTTTTGATAAGGTTGTGAGTGTTACATTGTCCCAAACTCCAAATTTCAACGAAATGCGAGAAAGGATTGCAGAACTCTTtggtttaaaatttaaagccAGTACAGAAAAAGGGAAAGCAGAAGAGTTATGGCGGAGATTAAAAGGCGAGAAGAAGATTCTCATAATTCTCGATGATGTTTGGGAAAAACTTGAATTGCATACTATAGGAATTCCATTTGGCGGTGAACACGAAGGTTGCAAAATTCTCCTCACTACACGTCTTCAACAGGTCTGCAGTCAAATGGATTGTCAAGAGGAATTTAAACTGAACATTCTGTCTGAAGACGAAGCATGGGCTTTATTCAAAGATAAAGCTGCTCTAAAAGATGACTCTCCCACCTTGAATGTGGCAAAGGAGGTTGCTCATGAATGTGGCGGTTTGCCCCTTGCAATCGTAACTGTAGCAAACGCTCTAAAAGGTGAAAGTGAAGATGGGTGGATAGCAGCAAATAAACGACTCAAGAGCTCAAGACATTTGGATAATCAACATGTTTGTGGACATATCTATAGATGCCTTGAGCTTagttatgattatttggatcaAGATAATATTAAGCAATGTTTCTTGTTATGTTCCCTTTTTCCAGAAGATTATGAGATTACTATTGAGTTGTTGACTATATGCGGAATTGGTCAGGGATTGTTCAATAATAATTACTTAATGGAAGACTTAAGGAGGGAAATTCATCTGGCACTATCAAAACTCCAAAAGTCTGGTTTATTATTGGAAGCTAATGATAAAGAGCATGTAAAAATGCATGATGTGATTCGTGATTTTGCTCATTGGATAACATCGAGAGGGGAAAATATATTCATGGTAAAAGATGGGTTGACGGAATGGCATATGAGTGAAAGGTTTGGATGTTATACGGCAATCTCCTTGTGGAACATTGAGATCAATCATCTTCCTAACAAAGTGGAATTTTCAAAACTCAAGACTTTGTTTCTCAAAGGAAAGAATTCATTGAGAGTTTCGTGTGCCTTTTTTGAAAGAATGACAACCCTCCGAGTTTTACTTCTCCAAGATGTTGTACTCACACTGGAAGCACTTCAATTCTTGACAAATCTTCGAACTCTGTGCATTATAAATTGCGAGCTCGAGAACATTTCATCATTGAGGAATGTTGAAAACCTTGAGATTTTTGCATTGCTGAAGACTAATATTTATGAGCTACCAGAAGAACTAGTGGGATTGTATAAACTAAAATCACTATATTTTTCTTACGATGGAGTGCCACACAGCTATTTCCCCTCCAACTTGCTACCAAG GTTGGCCTCACTCCAAGAGCTACACGTGACAAGTAGAAACAATGCTAACTTATTGGAGCTTAATTCATTGACTGGTTTGACTGCATTAACACTGTCAGTTTCTACTGATCAATGTTCTCAAGAAAACTTTGTGTTCCCTAAACTTCAAAACTACAATATAGTTGtaaattttgatgatattGAAGATTCGGCAGGGCTGAGCTTGAGAACCTTGAGAATTAGTGATTTCTCATCCTCATTAAATGCATTTAAGGAGCTGTTTTGCAATGT GGAATTAACTTCTCTTGAGCttatatattgtgaaaatcTGGAATGCTTGATCGATACAACACGAGAACAAAGTCCAACCACTGCATTCTCTAATTTGGTGAAGTTAGACATTAGATTCATGACTTCTTTGAAAGAGTTGTGCCATGGTCAATCACCGATTAGCTTCTTAAAAAAGTTAGAAACATTGAGCATTGTCGATTGTAAGCAGTTGCAATCAGTGTTTCAAATGAATTGGCTTTttggaaaggaagaaagtCCGACGTGCACAATTTCCAATTTAAGAAGTTTGAAGCTGACGTTATTGCCAGCATTAGAGAATATATGGAAAGAGCCAACTCATCATGTAAGGTTACAAAGTCTGAAGGAATTAACAATTGATGGTTGTGATAAACTGAAATCTATCTTCTCACCTTACCTTGTTCAAAGTCTGTTGCATTTAGAAACACTTGAGATATCTAAATGCGAAAAATTAGAGCAAGTCTTTGCTTTTGACAAAGAAATGGCTGACCTGAAG GTAGTACCACTCTCAAATTTAAGAAGGTTGAAGCTGCAGTCATTACCAGCATTGGAGAGCATATGGAAAGGGCCAACTCATCGTGCCATTAGACTCCCTTGCCTACAAGATTTTCAACTTGTAAACTTGATAAATTTGAGTTCGGAAAACTTTCTCATCTCATCACCATCCTTAGAGAAGTTGGAAGTTTGCAACTGTCctaaattgagaaatttcaCTATTCAAAAAGAAGTTAATGAGCAAATTCAGCTAGAG GAATTATATCTCTCTGAGTTGGTAAATAGCTTTCAATTGCTTATTTCAGCCAACTGCAATCAAGAATATATAGCAGTTGGGAGTCATGAAGAGGTATTTCAGATTCATGGGCGTATAAAGAAACTCCACCTGGAGGATTTATTTGAAGTGCAAATTATATGGAAGGATGTCGCTTCAGTTGTAACTCTTAAAAACCTTACAATTCTGAAGGTGATTGATTGCAAGAGGCtaagatatatattttcacCTATGACCGTTCGAAGTTTATCACAGTTGGACGAGCTATATATAGAAAAATGTGATGAATTGGACCAAATCATTGCTGAGGATCAAGTTTGTTCATCATCAGATGGTGATCTCCAACCTATAAGCTTTCCTAATTTGACCaaaa ttgttcaatatTGCAAAAAGTTGAAACGACTCTTTCCTCTTGGATCTGCTCGTTGTCTTCCAAAACTTAAGCAATTAACAGTTAGAAGTAACTCTAAATTGGAGCAAGTATTTGAACTTGAAGATGAAGCAGAGGCGACAACTGAAAAGGAGATAAAGTTTGATCAATTAGAACATTTATCAATTGGAGAACTGCCAAGCCTCGTTGACTTTTGCCCAAGGGGATATCACTTTGTGTTACCGACTTTGGGGCATTTGAATGTAAGAGAATGTCCCAAGATGACTACAGGTTTCTTCATAGATTCAAAGGAATATGTGCACGCCAAAACAGAG ACACCACAACTAGTTGAGCAAGACGCCATTGAAGGGATAGGCATTGCTCAAAATGTAGTCCATACTAGGACCATATTCTGGTGGAAGGACATTAATGGTGTGCTACCACCTTGGAAGGAAGAACTATGA